From the genome of Spinacia oleracea cultivar Varoflay chromosome 2, BTI_SOV_V1, whole genome shotgun sequence, one region includes:
- the LOC130468078 gene encoding uncharacterized protein, with protein sequence MKYKKLPLLSTLYSLLILFSSLLILFSSLLFSSLLISPSSLFYSHDNNMLLRDVENFKRKLQENRYAKIWVIIALFFFGGASFLLSKVRRFRWDVPYHRLTSQKQRGVVFFWIVVSVFSILHICVWCLTPWIRSWRCVRRTPSFPMMAFGCAVTIFIPLACSMDGSLTDETSDKNSLGATLCFMMDFFCLHMSILPAFDYMIVHVHLGIVGTIVLGMTRDILPVKRLLWVVLSGFCTWMFLTFHHWLTTPSVVMRIIQPIVHDTRVSDPRIISGEIQLLELPAPPVQPPQPDIEDWRFIPKIITCFMVIFVSAMLLVNW encoded by the exons ATGAAATACAAAAAACTTCCTCTACTCTCTACTCTTTACTCTCTTCTGattctcttctcttctcttctgattctcttctcttctcttctcttctcttctcttctcaTCTCTCCTTCCTCCTTATTTTATTCTCACGACAACAACATGCTTTTACGTGACGTTGAGAACTTCAAACgtaagcttcaagagaaccgcTACGCCAAGATATGGGTTATCATCGCTCTGTTTTTCTTCGGTGGCGCTTCCTTTCTTCTGTCAAAGGTTCGTCGTTTCAGGTGGGACGTGCCGTACCATCGTCTTACTTCTCAG AAGCAGAGGGGTGTTGTTTTCTTCTGGATCGTGGTTAGTGTATTCTCTATCCTGCACATATGTGTATGGTGTCTCACTCCATGGATTAGGAGTTGGCGTTGTGTTCGTCGGACGCCTTCTTTCCCCATGATGGCTTTTGGTTGCGCTGTGACCATCTTCATACCTTTGGCGTGCAGCATGGACGGAAGTTTGACGGATGAGACGTCTGACAAAAATTCACTCGGTGCTACGCTTTGCTTCATGATGGATTTCTTCTGCCTGCACATGTCCATTCTTCCCGCGTTCGATTACATGATAGTACATGTTCATCTTGGTATTGTAGGAACAATTGTCCTGGGCATGACCCGTGACATACTCCCCGTCAAGCGGCTTTTATGGGTGGTGTTGTCAGGATTTTGTACTTGGATGTTTCTGACTTTTCATCATTGGTTGACTACGCCATCGGTGGTAATGAGAATTATTCAGCCTATTGTGCATGACACTAGAGTGAGTGACCCTAGGATAATCAGCGGAGAGATTCAGCTACTCGAACTGCCGGCACCACCCGTACAACCCCCACAACCTGACATTGAGGACTGGAGATTCATCCCGAAGATTATAACTTGTTTCATGGTTATTTTCGTTTCTGCCATGTTGTTGGTGAACTGGTGA